From Bombus huntii isolate Logan2020A chromosome 4, iyBomHunt1.1, whole genome shotgun sequence, one genomic window encodes:
- the LOC126864383 gene encoding phosphatidylinositol 3,4,5-trisphosphate 3-phosphatase and dual-specificity protein phosphatase PTEN isoform X1, giving the protein MLFIDCTSDFVNDCMKIKFTVFMRQWSWAILSFCYQEEVETEIIGTEGGDLKFSQPSMSNTISNMKMTNRIKGMVSKRRRRFTEDGFDLDLTYIRDNLIAMGFPAEKLEGVYRNHIDDVVKLLESRHKDHYKIYNLCSERSYDFKKFKQRVATYAFDDHNPPMLDQIRPFCEDVHEWLSRHQENVAVVHCKAGKGRTGVMVCCYLLHTKQFPTATEALNYYGNKRTHDRKGVTIPSQRRYVDYYATLVQEGLDYQPVTLLLRKIQLDPAPIFHGGQGYLHCVISESKKKIFSSDIVEVRKGMHTVSIPLKHSIALTGDIRVDFFNRPKMKRKEKLFHFWFNTFFVRDYLSPEYDNGELPVERSTRALSCDGATMELPVVMSHMKPRAGSLASLGPMPPTLVLSIDKWGLDDAHKDKHHKVYSADFKVSLFMHRMGGNISQTVSATTNRTGEGIQIGMGGQDTPSESSEADSSECDTTGDTTGDEDGESGESSASLVVNHHPLTHSSSRTHVSIHQRASLRETAKGLLSHGDKSRSSHRQSTGNAKRSSALIRSATLDT; this is encoded by the exons ATGCTTTTTATTGACTGTACTTCTGATTTTGTCAACGATTGTATGAAGATTAAGTTCACAGTATTTATGCGA CAATGGTCATGGGCAATCTTGTCATTTTGTTATCAAGAAGAAGTGGAGACTGAAATTATTGGAACTGAAGGAGGAGATTTAAAATTCAGTCAGCCAAGTATGTCCAACACTATCAGTAATATGAAGATGACCAACCGTATCAAGGGAATGGTGAGCAAACGTCGTAGGCGTTTCACAGAAGATGGGTTTGACCTTGATCTCACAT ATATAAGAGATAACTTAATAGCAATGGGATTTCCAGCTGAAAAGTTAGAAGGAGTGTATAGGAATCACATAGATGATGTTGTTAAACTGTTGGAATCTAGGCATAAAGATCATTATAAGATTTACAATCT ATGTTCAGAGAGATCTTAtgattttaagaaatttaaacaaagGGTAGCTACATATGCGTTTGATGATCATAATCCACCAATGTTGGATCAAATCAGACCATTTTGCGAAGACGTGCACGAATGGCTTTCTCGTCATCAGGAAAATGTAGCTGTCGTACACTGTAAGGCTGGTAAAGGTCGGACGGGTGTAATGGTGTGTTGTTACCTTCTTCATACTAAACAATTTCCCACTGCCACAGAAGCCCTTAATTACTAtggaaataaaagaacacaCGATAG GAAGGGGGTAACAATACCTTCACAGAGGAGGTATGTGGATTATTATGCTACTCTTGTACAAGAAGGACTAGATTATCAACCGGTTACATTGTTGTTACGAAAAATACAATTGGATCCAGCACCTATTTTTCATGGAGGTCAAGGAT ATTTGCATTGCGTAATATCTGAAtctaagaaaaaaatatttagctCTGATATAGTAGAAGTACGAAAAGGAATGCACACAGTCAGCATCCCTTTAAAACACAGCATAGCATTGACAGGAGATATACGAGTGGATTTCTTTAATAGACCAAAAATGAAGCGAAAG gaaaaattgtttcatttttgGTTCAATACATTCTTCGTACGAGACTACTTATCGCCGGAATACGATAATGGAGAGTTACCAGTTGAGCGTTCAACTAGGGCATTGAGTTGCGATGGTGCAACTATGGAATTACCAGTGGTTATGTCGCACATGAAACCCAGAGCCGGATCCTTAGCTAGTCTCGGACCTATGCCACCTACTCTTGTTTTAAGTATAGATAAATGGGGTCTGGATGACGCACACAAGGATAAACATCACAAAGTGTATAGCGCTGATTTTAAA GTTAGCTTATTTATGCATCGGATGGGTGGTAATATATCACAAACTGTATCAGCGACAACAAATAGAACAGGAGAGGGTATACAAATAGGAATGGGAGGACAAGATACCCCGAGCGAATCAAGCGAAGCGGATAGCAGTGAATGCGACACAACTGGTGATACGACGGGAGATGAAGATGGGGAATCTGGTGAGTCTTCTGCATCTCTGGTGGTGAATCACCATCCTCTTACACACAGCAGTAGCCGTACACACGTTAGTATCCACCAAAGAGCTAGTCTCAGAGAAACTGCAAAAGGTTTACTCTCGCATGGGGATAAAAGTAGAAGTAGTCATCGGCAAAGCACTGGCAATGCGAAACGTTCTTCAGCTCTCATACGTTCGGCCACGTTAGacacataa
- the LOC126864383 gene encoding phosphatidylinositol 3,4,5-trisphosphate 3-phosphatase and dual-specificity protein phosphatase PTEN isoform X2 has translation MSNTISNMKMTNRIKGMVSKRRRRFTEDGFDLDLTYIRDNLIAMGFPAEKLEGVYRNHIDDVVKLLESRHKDHYKIYNLCSERSYDFKKFKQRVATYAFDDHNPPMLDQIRPFCEDVHEWLSRHQENVAVVHCKAGKGRTGVMVCCYLLHTKQFPTATEALNYYGNKRTHDRKGVTIPSQRRYVDYYATLVQEGLDYQPVTLLLRKIQLDPAPIFHGGQGYLHCVISESKKKIFSSDIVEVRKGMHTVSIPLKHSIALTGDIRVDFFNRPKMKRKEKLFHFWFNTFFVRDYLSPEYDNGELPVERSTRALSCDGATMELPVVMSHMKPRAGSLASLGPMPPTLVLSIDKWGLDDAHKDKHHKVYSADFKVSLFMHRMGGNISQTVSATTNRTGEGIQIGMGGQDTPSESSEADSSECDTTGDTTGDEDGESGESSASLVVNHHPLTHSSSRTHVSIHQRASLRETAKGLLSHGDKSRSSHRQSTGNAKRSSALIRSATLDT, from the exons ATGTCCAACACTATCAGTAATATGAAGATGACCAACCGTATCAAGGGAATGGTGAGCAAACGTCGTAGGCGTTTCACAGAAGATGGGTTTGACCTTGATCTCACAT ATATAAGAGATAACTTAATAGCAATGGGATTTCCAGCTGAAAAGTTAGAAGGAGTGTATAGGAATCACATAGATGATGTTGTTAAACTGTTGGAATCTAGGCATAAAGATCATTATAAGATTTACAATCT ATGTTCAGAGAGATCTTAtgattttaagaaatttaaacaaagGGTAGCTACATATGCGTTTGATGATCATAATCCACCAATGTTGGATCAAATCAGACCATTTTGCGAAGACGTGCACGAATGGCTTTCTCGTCATCAGGAAAATGTAGCTGTCGTACACTGTAAGGCTGGTAAAGGTCGGACGGGTGTAATGGTGTGTTGTTACCTTCTTCATACTAAACAATTTCCCACTGCCACAGAAGCCCTTAATTACTAtggaaataaaagaacacaCGATAG GAAGGGGGTAACAATACCTTCACAGAGGAGGTATGTGGATTATTATGCTACTCTTGTACAAGAAGGACTAGATTATCAACCGGTTACATTGTTGTTACGAAAAATACAATTGGATCCAGCACCTATTTTTCATGGAGGTCAAGGAT ATTTGCATTGCGTAATATCTGAAtctaagaaaaaaatatttagctCTGATATAGTAGAAGTACGAAAAGGAATGCACACAGTCAGCATCCCTTTAAAACACAGCATAGCATTGACAGGAGATATACGAGTGGATTTCTTTAATAGACCAAAAATGAAGCGAAAG gaaaaattgtttcatttttgGTTCAATACATTCTTCGTACGAGACTACTTATCGCCGGAATACGATAATGGAGAGTTACCAGTTGAGCGTTCAACTAGGGCATTGAGTTGCGATGGTGCAACTATGGAATTACCAGTGGTTATGTCGCACATGAAACCCAGAGCCGGATCCTTAGCTAGTCTCGGACCTATGCCACCTACTCTTGTTTTAAGTATAGATAAATGGGGTCTGGATGACGCACACAAGGATAAACATCACAAAGTGTATAGCGCTGATTTTAAA GTTAGCTTATTTATGCATCGGATGGGTGGTAATATATCACAAACTGTATCAGCGACAACAAATAGAACAGGAGAGGGTATACAAATAGGAATGGGAGGACAAGATACCCCGAGCGAATCAAGCGAAGCGGATAGCAGTGAATGCGACACAACTGGTGATACGACGGGAGATGAAGATGGGGAATCTGGTGAGTCTTCTGCATCTCTGGTGGTGAATCACCATCCTCTTACACACAGCAGTAGCCGTACACACGTTAGTATCCACCAAAGAGCTAGTCTCAGAGAAACTGCAAAAGGTTTACTCTCGCATGGGGATAAAAGTAGAAGTAGTCATCGGCAAAGCACTGGCAATGCGAAACGTTCTTCAGCTCTCATACGTTCGGCCACGTTAGacacataa
- the LOC126864388 gene encoding outer mitochondrial transmembrane helix translocase, whose amino-acid sequence MNIADGVGYTRSEVFVLVARISFIAAFGFFSMKWIMNQLDPTNNAKKKARKKAQEQLRKLAKTDNLLWTVDMDQLTDYEMMIANHIVDPKDIRVSWENIAGLEHVIQELKETVILPIQRKELFEDSQLTQAPKGVLLHGPPGCGKTMIAKATAKETKTCFINLDVSILTDKWYGESQKLTAAVFSLAVKLQPCIIFIDEIDSFLRARNSQDHEATAMMKAQFMSLWDGLITDSSCTVIIMGATNRPQDLDRAILRRMPATFHIGLPNEQQRMQLLKLILDHEPVAENVDIAKLAKITESFSGSDLQELCRNASIYRVRDYLRTHTQEASTTSTDDEEYHDAVRPITMEDLLTSYKKIKTSKIHTGTLSALKSDID is encoded by the exons ATGAATATTGCGGATGGAGTTGGATACACGCGATCGGAAGTATTTGTACTTGTGGCAAGAATATCGTTTATTGCGGCTTTTGGATTTTTCAGTATGAAATGGATTATGAATCAACTTGATCCTACGAACAATGCAAAGAAAAAAGCCAGAAAAAAG GCACAAGAACAGTTACGAAAATTGGCCAAAACTGATAACCTACTGTGGACAGTAGATATGGATCAGTTGACAGATTATGAAATGATGATAGCTAATCATATAGTAGATCCTAAAGATATTCGAGTTTCATGGGAAAATATTGCAGGCCTTGAACATGTTATACAAGAACTCAAGGAAACTGTAATACTGCCTATACAAAGAAAGGAATTATTTGAAGACTCTCAATTAACACAAGCACCAAAG gGTGTGTTGTTGCATGGGCCACCAGGTTGTGGTAAAACAATGATTGCCAAAGCAACTGCTAAAGAGACTAAAAcatgttttattaatttagaTGTAAGCATTCTAACTGATAAATGGTATGGTGAAAGTCAAAAATTAACTGCAGCTGTATTTTCATTAGCTGTGAAACTTCAACCATGTATAATCTTTATTGATGAGATAG ATTCATTTTTAAGAGCACGTAATTCACAAGATCATGAAGCAACAGCAATGATGAAGGCACAATTTATGTCTCTTTGGGATGGATTAATTACAGATTCTTCTTGCACTGTTATAATAATGGGTGCTACTAACAGACCACAAGATTTAGACAGAGCTATTCTTAGACGTATGCCAGCTACTTTCCACATTGGTTTGcca aaTGAGCAACAACGAATGCAACTTCTGAAACTGATCTTAGATCATGAACCAGTAGCTGAAAATGTGGATATAGCAAAACTGGCGAAAATAACGGAAAGCTTTTCTGGATCAGATCTGCAAGAACTTTGCAGAAATGCGTCGATTTATCGTGTTCGAGATTATTTGCGAACTCATACACa AGAGGCAAGTACTACCAGTACTGACGATGAGGAATATCATGATGCAGTACGACCTATAACAATGGAAGATCTTCTCACAtcgtacaaaaaaataaaaacatctAAAATACATACGGGTACTCTTAGTGCTCTTAAATCTGATATAGACTAA